A region from the Tigriopus californicus strain San Diego chromosome 9, Tcal_SD_v2.1, whole genome shotgun sequence genome encodes:
- the LOC131887298 gene encoding cell division cycle protein 20 homolog, with protein sequence MSSQAWKFQSDLSSITRMDVPLKSACQPHAAPAAATNKGGSAPTGPAAASSMNRSGLNTSSLLNASRLNASSRFNPANNGSFSMSHSLLSTSAGPGSKRLSESIRKTPSKTPKNSPGRKENLTPGRKTPGGGPQDRFIPARQANDLETSHFRLMRSISDQSQIEAEATLSPSKREYRRQMSEALTGSELDASARIISYTNKAPKAPETHANGLKVLYTQPKTPGSVTAKKYIRHIPQVPERILDAPEIMNDYYLNLLDWSANNHLAVALGGHIYLWNASNGEIQQLCEMDSVEDYVCSVKWIKEGNILAVGNSAGDVALWDVEHLKRIRLMSGHTDRVASLSWNSYIVSSGSRSGQIHHGDVRVADHLVGQLEGHTQEVCGLAWSPDGKMLASGGNDNLLNVWSAAHGECFTDATPKYSFSHHQAAVKALAWCPWQPNVLASGGGTADRTIRIWNCNNGTSLHSVDTKSQVCALLWSKEYKELVSSHGFANNEISIWKYPTMTKVAELFGHTERVLHLSMSPDGSTIVSGGADETLRLWKCFQPDPSKKKQEIQSKSGGSKLISRAGIR encoded by the exons ATGTCGTCGCAGGCCTGGAAATTTCAAAGCGACCTCTCCAGCATTACACGGATGGACGTGCCGCTCAAATCCGCTTGCCAGCCTCACGCGGCGCCCGCCGCCGCCACTAACAAAGGGGGCAGTGCCCCGACGGGCCCGGCGGCCGCCTCGTCTATGAATCGCTCCGGATTGAACACCAGTTCTCTGCTCAACGCCA GTCGCTTGAATGCCTCAAGTCGCTTCAATCCGGCCAACAATGGGAGTTTCTCGATGTCCCACTCGCTTTTGTCGACTTCGGCCGGACCGGGATCCAAGCGCTTGTCCGAATCGATCCGGAAAACGCCCTCCAAAACGCCTAAGAACTCGCCGGGTCGGAAGGAAAACCTCACGCCCGGAAGGAAAACCCCGGGTGGCGGCCCCCAAGACCGCTTCATTCCCGCCCGACAAGCCAATGACCTCGAAACGAGTCATTTCCGGCTGATGCGGTCCATTTCGGACCAGAGCCAAATCGAGGCCGAGGCCACTTTGTCGCCCAGTAAACGGGAATATCGCCGACAAATGTCCGAAGCGCTGACCGGGAGTGAGTTGGATGCCAGTGCCCGCATCATTTCGTACACCAATAAGGCGCCCAAAGCGCCGGAGACGCACGCCAATGGGCTGAAGGTGCTCTATACTCAACCCAAGACACCGGGCTCGGTCACGGCCAAGAAATATATTCGACACATTCCGCAAGTGCCTGAGCGTATCTTGGATGCGCCCGAGATTATGAACGATTACTACCTGAACCTCTTGGATTGGTCAGCCAATAATCACTTGGCCGTGGCTTTGGGTGGGCACATTTATCTGTGGAATGCGA GCAATGGTGAAATTCAACAGTTATGCGAGATGGACTCCGTCGAAGATTATGTATGCTCCGTCAAATGGATCAAGGAGGGCAATATTCTGGCCGTGGGTAATTCGGCAGGCGATGTGGCTTTGTGGGATGTAGAGCATCTCAAACGAATTCGACTCATGAGTGGACACACCGATCGGGTGGCTTCTTTGTCCTGGAACTCGTACATTGTTTCCAGTGGTTCCCGCAGTGGGCAAATTCATCACGGCGATGTGCGGGTGGCTGATCATTTGGTGGGCCAACTAGAGGGTCATACCCAAGAG GTGTGCGGATTGGCCTGGTCTCCGGATGGTAAAATGCTGGCCAGTGGTGGCAACGACAACTTGCTCAATGTTTGGTCGGCCGCTCATGGCGAATGCTTCACCGATGCGACACCAAAATATTCTTTCTC ACATCATCAGGCCGCGGTGAAGGCCTTAGCTTGGTGTCCATGGCAGCCCAACGTTTTGGCCTCGGGGGGCGGGACCGCTGATCGAACCATTCGAATCTGGAATTGCAATAACGGCACCAGTCTCCACTCCGTTGACACGAAATCGCAA GTGTGTGCGTTGCTCTGGTCCAAAGAGTACAAAGAGTTGGTATCGTCCCACGGATTCGCCAACAACGAGATCTCCATCTGGAAATATCCGACCATGACGAAAGTGGCCGAATTATTTGGTCACACCGAGCGAGTTCTTCATTTGTCCATGTCTCCTGATGGATCCACCATC GTGTCTGGAGGTGCCGATGAGACATTGCGTCTTTGGAAATGCTTTCAACCGGATCCATCcaagaagaagcaagaaatTCAATCCAAGAGTGGAGGCAGCAAGCTTATTTCACGTGCGGGAATTCGTTAA
- the LOC131887300 gene encoding serine/threonine-protein kinase pim-1-like: protein MRLRDLLNLSSSKGSTTTMQRESVSSQREFSKQYALGAVLGKGGFGTVYSAHRIKDRLPVAVKIVSKNRIIAMDKNATHIPIEVALMKQVASVPGVIKLIDFFEMPDCFFLVMERMNNCKDLFDYISDAGFVPEVLAKRFFRQILTTVIQCQESGVLHRDIKDENLLIDTKTLELKLIDFGSGAQWKEDVYTDFDGTRVYAPPEWIKFRRYRADGLTVWSLGILLFDMVCGDIPFESDSQIKRAHLSFRPELKLSLEVQDLIQRCLTVNQSDRINLSQILDHPWMQVSEPQGTFMKSLPVLQRALSQPMAVANQTKPAKEISNSLESEMSEDFSMGSLSDSPGSSMSISPIPMLHPKGLQRNKISVGDLTLAGSSVETPMSL from the exons ATGAGATTGCGGGATCTATTAAATCTATCATCCTCTAAAGGATCAACCACCACCATGCAGAGAG AGTCCGTCTCAAGCCAACGAGAGTTCTCCAAGCAATACGCCTTGGGAGCCGTGTTGGGCAAGGGTGGATTTGGGACCGTCTATTCGGCCCATCGCATCAAGGACCGCCTACCCGTGGCAGTGAAGATTGTAAGCAAGAATCGAATCATTGCAATGGACAAGAATGCTACCCACATCCCCATTGAGGTGGCCCTAATGAAGCAAGTGGCCAGCGTACCCGGGGTCATCAAATTGATCGACTTCTTCGAGATGCCTGATTGCTTCTTCCTGGTCATGGAGCGCATGAACAACTGCAAAGACCTCTTCGATTACATCTCGGACGCCGGATTCGTACCCGAGGTCCTGGCCAAGCGATTCTTCAGACAGATCTTGACCACGGTCATTCAGTGCCAGGAATCCGGAGTGCTTCATCGCGATATCAAGGATGAAAATCTCCTGATCGATACCAAAACTTTGGAATTGAAGTTGATCGACTTTGGAAGCGGTGCCCAATGGAAAGAGGATGTTTACACTGACTTTGATG GAACCAGAGTGTATGCTCCTCCAGAATGGATCAAGTTTCGTCGGTACCGAGCCGATGGACTCACCGTGTGGTCTTTGGGGATTCTGCTCTTTGATATGGTCTGCGGAGATATTCCCTTTGAAAGTGATTCCCAGATTAAGCGAGCCCATTTGAGTTTCCGACCCGAGCTGAAGCTCAGTCTCGAGGTCCAGGATCTGATCCAACGATGCTTGACCGTGAACCAATCAGATCGAATCAATCTCAGTCAGATCTTGGATCACCCGTGGATGCAAGTCTCCGAACCGCAGGGGACCTTCATGAAATCCCTTCCCGTACTTCAACGGGCCCTGTCTCAACCCATGGCCGTGGCTAATCAAACCAAGCCCGCCAAAGAGATCAGTAATTCGCTCGAATCCGAGATGAGCGAAGATTTCAGCATGGGATCATTGTCAGATTCTCCTGGTTCATCCATGTCGATTTCTCCCATCCCCATGCTCCACCCTAAGGGTTTGCAAAGGAACAAGATCAGTGTGGGAGACCTCACTTTAGCTGGATCCTCAGTGGAAACCCCAATGTCGCTCTAG